From Streptomyces sp. TLI_105, the proteins below share one genomic window:
- a CDS encoding cation:dicarboxylate symporter family transporter, whose amino-acid sequence MAARRDRTHYLYLAVIGAVLLGITVGFLAPGVAVELKPLGTGFVNLIKMMISPIIFCTIVLGVGSVRKAAKVGAVGGLALGYFLVMSTVALAIGLLVGNLLEPGSGLHLTKELAEAGAKQAEGAHESTPDFLLGIIPTTLVSAFTGGEVLQTLLVALLAGFALQAMGTAGEPVLRGIGHIQRLVFRILGMIMWAAPVGAFGAIAAVVGATGAAALKSLAVIMIGFYVTCGLFVFVVLGALLRLIAGINIWALLRYLGREFLLILSTSSSESALPRLIAKMEHLGVSKPVVGITVPTGYSFNLDGTAIYLTMASLFTAEAMGDPLSIGEQISLLVFMIIASKGAAGVTGAGLATLAGGLQSHRPDLVDGVGLIVGIDRFMSEARALTNFAGNAVATVLVGTWTKEIDKARVTEVLAGRAPFDETTLVDDHGATAVPDQRTDEGEERARAGV is encoded by the coding sequence GTGGCCGCACGCCGGGACCGCACCCACTATCTGTATCTCGCCGTCATCGGCGCCGTACTGCTCGGCATCACGGTCGGGTTCCTGGCGCCGGGCGTCGCCGTCGAGCTCAAGCCGCTGGGCACCGGCTTCGTCAACCTGATCAAGATGATGATCTCGCCGATCATCTTCTGCACGATCGTGCTCGGCGTCGGCTCGGTCCGGAAGGCCGCGAAGGTCGGTGCCGTCGGCGGCCTCGCCCTCGGCTACTTCCTCGTGATGTCGACCGTCGCACTCGCGATCGGTCTGCTCGTCGGCAACCTCCTGGAGCCCGGCTCCGGGCTCCACCTCACCAAGGAGCTCGCCGAGGCCGGCGCCAAGCAGGCCGAGGGCGCGCACGAGTCGACCCCGGACTTCCTGCTCGGGATCATCCCGACCACCCTCGTCTCCGCCTTCACCGGCGGCGAGGTCCTGCAGACCCTCCTCGTCGCCCTCCTCGCCGGCTTCGCGCTCCAGGCCATGGGCACCGCCGGGGAGCCCGTCCTGCGCGGCATCGGGCACATCCAGCGGCTCGTCTTCCGCATCCTCGGCATGATCATGTGGGCCGCGCCGGTCGGCGCGTTCGGCGCCATCGCGGCCGTCGTCGGCGCGACGGGCGCCGCGGCCCTGAAGTCGTTGGCCGTCATCATGATCGGCTTCTACGTGACCTGCGGGCTGTTCGTCTTCGTGGTCCTCGGCGCGCTGCTCCGGCTGATCGCCGGGATCAACATCTGGGCCCTCCTGAGGTACCTGGGCCGCGAGTTCCTGCTGATCCTCTCCACCTCCTCCTCGGAGTCCGCGCTGCCCCGGCTCATCGCGAAGATGGAGCACCTGGGCGTCAGCAAGCCGGTCGTCGGCATCACCGTGCCGACCGGCTACTCCTTCAACCTCGACGGCACCGCGATCTACCTGACGATGGCCTCGCTCTTCACCGCCGAGGCGATGGGCGACCCGCTGTCGATCGGCGAGCAGATCTCGCTCCTCGTGTTCATGATCATCGCCTCGAAGGGTGCGGCGGGCGTCACCGGGGCGGGGCTCGCCACGCTCGCGGGCGGCCTCCAGTCGCACCGGCCCGACCTGGTCGACGGGGTCGGCCTCATCGTCGGCATCGACCGCTTCATGAGCGAGGCGCGCGCCCTCACCAACTTCGCGGGCAACGCGGTCGCGACGGTGCTCGTCGGCACGTGGACGAAGGAGATCGACAAGGCGCGGGTCACGGAGGTCCTCGCGGGGCGGGCGCCCTTCGACGAGACGACCCTCGTGGACGACCACGGGGCGACGGCGGTCCCGGACCAGCGCACGGACGAGGGCGAGGAGAGGGCCCGCGCGGGCGTCTGA
- a CDS encoding response regulator has protein sequence MSAQPLRVLVVEDDPVAADAHALYAGRVEGFAVVGVAHSRAEAVRVLDRMPVDLILLDLYLPDGHGLQLLRALRAAGHSADVIAVTSARDLAVVREGVSLGVVQYVLKPFAFATLRDRLARYAEFRAAAGEASGQDEVDRALAALRAPHPATLPKGLSAPTLEAVTRTLRSTPAGLTAAEAGTAVGISRITARRYLEHLVTEGRAVRAPQYGQIGRPELQYRWLDRPGRGY, from the coding sequence GTGAGTGCGCAGCCCCTCCGCGTTCTCGTCGTCGAGGACGACCCCGTCGCCGCCGACGCCCACGCGCTCTACGCCGGGCGTGTCGAGGGCTTCGCCGTCGTCGGGGTCGCGCACTCGCGGGCCGAGGCCGTGCGGGTCCTCGACCGGATGCCGGTCGACCTGATCCTGCTCGACCTCTACCTGCCCGACGGCCACGGCCTCCAGCTGCTGCGGGCCCTGCGGGCCGCCGGCCACTCCGCGGACGTCATCGCCGTGACCTCCGCCCGCGACCTGGCCGTCGTCCGCGAGGGCGTGTCCCTCGGCGTCGTCCAGTACGTCCTGAAGCCGTTCGCCTTCGCCACCCTGCGGGACCGGCTCGCCCGGTACGCCGAGTTCCGGGCGGCCGCCGGGGAGGCCTCCGGCCAGGACGAGGTGGACCGGGCCCTCGCCGCGCTCCGGGCCCCGCACCCCGCCACGCTCCCCAAGGGCCTCAGCGCCCCGACGCTCGAAGCCGTCACGCGCACCCTCCGGTCCACCCCGGCGGGGCTCACCGCCGCCGAGGCGGGCACGGCCGTCGGGATCTCCCGGATCACCGCCCGTCGCTACCTCGAACACCTGGTCACGGAGGGCCGGGCCGTGCGCGCCCCGCAGTACGGGCAGATCGGGCGCCCCGAGCTCCAGTACCGCTGGCTCGACCGGCCGGGCCGCGGTTACTGA
- a CDS encoding helix-turn-helix transcriptional regulator encodes MAPGHVAYGLRAQYGLFVDPETVAAWERGLAIPNEQELTALAGVLWCSPADLIAAASTLREHRVARGLSVEELARRVGMATHAYQRMEEEGRWRGTERQTVALAEALALGPRALITATGGAEALAELLRDAATTRWQAYVKPTVKLVPLPKRIVESALQQLHSDYHTRMTAISSWGAPGTTGDEGRAYLDEITDHFWAAVGP; translated from the coding sequence ATGGCCCCCGGTCACGTCGCCTACGGCCTGCGGGCGCAGTACGGCCTCTTCGTCGATCCCGAGACCGTCGCCGCCTGGGAGCGCGGCCTGGCGATCCCGAACGAGCAGGAGCTCACCGCCCTCGCGGGCGTCCTGTGGTGCTCCCCCGCGGACCTCATCGCCGCCGCCTCCACCCTGCGCGAGCACCGGGTCGCGCGCGGGCTCTCCGTCGAGGAGCTCGCCCGGCGGGTGGGCATGGCGACCCACGCGTACCAGCGGATGGAGGAAGAGGGCCGCTGGCGCGGCACCGAACGCCAGACGGTCGCCCTCGCCGAGGCGCTCGCCCTCGGCCCGCGCGCCCTGATCACCGCGACCGGCGGCGCCGAAGCCCTCGCCGAGCTGCTGCGCGACGCGGCGACCACCCGCTGGCAGGCGTACGTGAAGCCGACCGTGAAGCTGGTGCCGCTGCCGAAGCGGATCGTGGAGTCCGCGCTCCAGCAGCTCCACTCGGACTACCACACCCGGATGACGGCGATCAGCAGCTGGGGCGCCCCGGGGACGACCGGCGACGAGGGGCGCGCCTACCTGGACGAGATCACCGACCACTTCTGGGCGGCGGTCGGCCCGTAG
- a CDS encoding tyrosine-protein phosphatase: MRRHIPFDRLHNFRDLGGYRTADGGTVRWETLYRSDSLGKLADAGPADLERFRALGVGTVIDLRYPWEIAGKGRLPETEEVSWHNLSIEHRPYDQEAIDPALDPWRYLADRFAEVAEDGAEELRAALELIAAAEGPLVFHCASGKDRTGLLAAVVLDLLEVPDEEILADFALTELATERLIADWRAAHPGREPRWPGYGRAPADVIRLFLADLRERYGSVYAYATGHVGLDPAVVTALKARLVEAA, encoded by the coding sequence GTGAGACGACACATACCCTTCGACCGACTCCACAACTTCCGTGACCTGGGCGGCTATCGGACCGCCGACGGCGGGACCGTGCGGTGGGAGACCCTCTACCGCTCCGACTCCCTCGGCAAGCTCGCGGACGCCGGCCCGGCCGACCTGGAGCGCTTCCGCGCGCTGGGCGTGGGCACGGTGATCGACCTGCGCTACCCGTGGGAGATCGCTGGCAAGGGCCGCCTGCCTGAGACCGAGGAGGTCTCCTGGCACAACCTCTCCATCGAGCACCGCCCCTACGACCAGGAGGCGATCGACCCCGCCCTCGACCCCTGGCGCTATCTCGCCGACCGTTTCGCCGAGGTCGCCGAGGACGGGGCGGAGGAGCTCCGCGCGGCCCTGGAGCTGATCGCCGCCGCCGAGGGGCCGCTCGTCTTCCACTGCGCCTCCGGGAAGGACCGCACGGGTCTGCTCGCGGCCGTCGTCCTCGACCTCCTGGAGGTCCCGGACGAGGAGATCCTCGCCGACTTCGCGCTCACCGAGCTGGCCACGGAGCGGCTGATCGCCGACTGGCGGGCCGCGCACCCGGGCCGGGAGCCGCGCTGGCCGGGCTACGGCCGGGCGCCCGCCGACGTCATCCGGCTGTTCCTCGCGGACCTGCGCGAGCGGTACGGCTCGGTGTACGCGTACGCCACCGGCCACGTCGGGCTCGACCCGGCGGTGGTGACGGCGCTCAAGGCCCGTCTGGTCGAGGCTGCCTGA
- a CDS encoding RICIN domain-containing protein, protein MTPGEQAPDPREVRNPAEFLACLQALKDWSGLTYRELSARAETHGDVLPRSTVANMLARPTLPREELLTTFVRACGVEDGEAEHWRTVRRELAGRGAYGAARTGSDEAPARPEAADGPGAGVADGSDGSDGPGGPGGLGGDGAPGAGGAGSAPGAGSAGSAPGVGGPGGGGASGSRSEAGAPCGPGSLSGPGSPPGPVFPSGPGSRIRRVLVAAVALAGLVLAGVSVVAFLRDGHAGHPPRTPTAPAAGDVRIRVAGTDFCLGERRGTRTGQIHQLPCAAAGLPRYSLAEAGGGRWRIVSDHPDFGPGCSGLPSGGRTPGAAYEDSECGDPTRVESFALEAYGTPVEGYRIVPVGSATPGSCVTVVGDRSAAWARLAQAPCAPDAAGQLFDFDRRN, encoded by the coding sequence ATGACGCCGGGGGAGCAGGCTCCTGACCCACGGGAGGTACGGAACCCCGCCGAGTTCCTCGCGTGCCTCCAGGCCCTCAAGGACTGGTCGGGCCTGACCTACCGCGAGCTGTCGGCACGCGCGGAGACGCACGGCGACGTCCTGCCCCGCTCCACGGTGGCGAACATGCTGGCCCGCCCGACCCTGCCCCGAGAGGAACTGCTCACCACCTTCGTCCGCGCCTGCGGCGTCGAAGACGGTGAGGCGGAGCACTGGCGGACGGTACGGAGGGAGCTGGCGGGGCGGGGGGCGTACGGGGCGGCCCGGACGGGCTCCGACGAAGCCCCCGCCCGGCCCGAAGCCGCCGACGGTCCCGGTGCCGGGGTCGCCGACGGCTCTGACGGCTCTGATGGTCCGGGTGGCCCTGGCGGTCTCGGCGGCGATGGTGCTCCCGGTGCGGGCGGTGCGGGCAGTGCTCCCGGGGCGGGCAGTGCGGGAAGTGCTCCCGGCGTGGGCGGTCCCGGCGGTGGCGGTGCGAGCGGTTCCCGGTCCGAGGCCGGTGCCCCGTGCGGGCCGGGCTCCCTGTCCGGGCCGGGTTCCCCGCCCGGTCCCGTTTTCCCGTCCGGTCCCGGCTCCCGGATACGCCGCGTCCTCGTCGCGGCCGTCGCGCTCGCCGGGCTCGTGCTGGCCGGGGTCAGCGTCGTCGCCTTCCTGCGGGACGGGCACGCCGGGCATCCGCCCCGTACCCCCACCGCCCCCGCCGCCGGGGACGTCCGGATCCGGGTGGCCGGCACCGACTTCTGCCTCGGCGAGCGGCGCGGCACCCGCACCGGCCAGATCCACCAGCTGCCGTGCGCCGCCGCCGGCCTCCCGCGCTACTCGCTGGCGGAGGCGGGCGGCGGCCGGTGGAGGATCGTTTCGGACCACCCCGACTTCGGCCCCGGCTGCTCCGGCCTCCCCTCGGGCGGCCGGACACCCGGCGCCGCGTACGAGGACTCCGAGTGCGGCGACCCGACCCGGGTCGAGTCCTTCGCCCTGGAGGCGTACGGCACCCCCGTCGAGGGCTACCGGATCGTCCCGGTGGGCTCCGCGACCCCCGGCAGCTGCGTCACCGTCGTCGGCGACCGCTCGGCCGCCTGGGCGCGGCTCGCCCAGGCGCCCTGCGCGCCGGACGCGGCCGGGCAGCTCTTCGACTTCGACCGGCGGAACTGA
- a CDS encoding ATP-dependent 6-phosphofructokinase, with translation MRIGVLTAGGDCPGLNAVIRSVVHRALTGHNDEVIGFEDGFKGLLDGHYRPLDLDAVSGILARGGTILGSARLERNRLREAADSASDLARTYGIDVLIPIGGEGTLTAARMLSEAGMPVVGVPKTIDNDISSTDRTFGFDTAVGVATEAMDRLKTTAESHQRVMVVEVMGRHAGWIALESGMAGGAHGICLPERPFQVDDLVKMVEERFARGKKFAVICVAEGAHPAEGSMDYKKGEIDQFGHERFQGIGNQLAVELERRLGKEARPVILGHVQRGGTPTAYDRVLATRFGWHAVEAAHRGDFGRMTALRGTNVEMVPLAEAVTQLKRVPEDRMREAESVF, from the coding sequence ATGCGCATCGGAGTTCTCACCGCAGGCGGCGACTGCCCCGGCCTGAACGCAGTGATCCGGTCGGTCGTGCACCGGGCGCTGACCGGCCACAACGACGAAGTCATCGGCTTCGAGGACGGGTTCAAGGGCCTCCTCGACGGCCACTACCGCCCCCTCGACCTCGACGCCGTCAGCGGCATCCTCGCCCGAGGCGGCACCATCCTCGGCTCCGCCCGCCTGGAGCGGAACCGGCTCCGCGAGGCCGCCGATTCCGCCTCCGACCTGGCCCGCACGTACGGCATCGACGTCCTCATCCCCATCGGCGGCGAAGGCACCCTGACCGCCGCCCGGATGCTCTCCGAGGCCGGCATGCCCGTCGTCGGCGTCCCGAAGACCATCGACAACGACATCTCCTCCACGGACCGCACCTTCGGCTTCGACACCGCCGTCGGCGTCGCCACCGAGGCCATGGACCGCCTCAAGACCACCGCCGAGTCCCACCAGCGGGTGATGGTCGTCGAGGTGATGGGCCGCCACGCCGGCTGGATCGCCCTCGAATCCGGCATGGCCGGCGGCGCGCACGGCATCTGCCTCCCCGAGCGCCCCTTCCAGGTCGACGACCTCGTCAAGATGGTCGAGGAGCGCTTCGCCCGCGGCAAGAAGTTCGCCGTCATCTGCGTCGCCGAGGGCGCCCACCCGGCCGAGGGCTCCATGGACTACAAGAAGGGCGAGATCGACCAGTTCGGCCACGAGCGCTTCCAGGGCATCGGCAACCAGCTCGCCGTCGAGCTGGAGCGGCGCCTCGGCAAGGAGGCCCGCCCGGTCATCCTCGGCCACGTCCAGCGCGGCGGCACGCCGACCGCGTACGACCGGGTGCTCGCCACCCGCTTCGGCTGGCACGCGGTGGAGGCGGCCCACCGCGGCGACTTCGGCCGGATGACCGCGCTGCGCGGCACGAACGTCGAGATGGTGCCGCTGGCCGAGGCCGTGACCCAGCTCAAGAGGGTCCCCGAGGACCGCATGCGCGAGGCGGAGTCGGTCTTCTAG
- the pta gene encoding phosphate acetyltransferase, whose protein sequence is MTRSVYVTGIDRGDGRQVVELGVMELLTRQVDRVGVFRPLVHHRPDRLFDLLRARYRLSQDPSSVYGMDYHEASALQAERGTDELVSQLVDRFHAVARDYEVVLVLGTDFAATQLPDELALNARLANEFGASVIPVVGGKGQTAESVRAEARNAFRAYDGLGCDVLAMVVNRVSGEDREPIAERLGARLPVPCYVLPDEPALAAPTVAQITHALGASVVLGDDAGLARDALDFVFGGAMLPNFLKALTPGCLVVTPGDRADLVVGALAAHSAGTPSIAGVLLTLNERPDDEILTLAARLAPGTPVISVPGTSFPTAAELFSLEGKLNAATPRKAETALGLFERHVDTTDLLKRISVARSGRVTPMMFEHELLEQARADRRRVVLPEGTEERVLRAADVLVRRDVCDLTLLGDVEAIRKKAADLSVNLGDTQLIDPQTSELRDSFAEKYAALRAHKGVTVELAYDVVSDVNYFGTLMVQEGLADGMVSGSVHSTAATIRPAFEIIKTKPDASIVSSVFFMCLADKVLVYGDCAVNPDPNAEQLADIAAQSAATAARFGVEPRIAMLSYSTGTSGSGADVDKVREATKLVREARPELRIEGPIQYDAAVEPSVAATKLPGSEVAGQATVLIFPDLNTGNNTYKAVQRSAGAVAVGPVLQGLRKPVNDLSRGALVSDIVNTVAITAIQSQAQELPA, encoded by the coding sequence GTGACGCGCAGCGTGTACGTGACCGGGATCGACCGCGGTGACGGCCGCCAGGTCGTCGAGCTGGGAGTCATGGAGCTCCTCACCCGCCAGGTGGACCGGGTGGGGGTGTTCCGTCCGCTGGTGCACCACCGTCCCGACCGGCTCTTCGATCTGCTGCGCGCCCGCTACCGGCTCTCGCAGGACCCCTCTTCGGTCTACGGCATGGACTACCACGAGGCCTCGGCGCTCCAGGCCGAGCGGGGCACCGACGAGCTGGTCTCCCAGCTGGTCGACCGCTTCCACGCCGTCGCCCGCGACTACGAGGTCGTCCTCGTCCTCGGCACCGACTTCGCCGCCACCCAGCTCCCCGACGAGCTCGCGCTCAACGCGCGCCTCGCCAACGAGTTCGGCGCCTCCGTCATCCCGGTGGTCGGCGGCAAGGGCCAGACCGCCGAGTCCGTACGGGCCGAGGCGCGCAACGCCTTCCGGGCGTACGACGGGCTCGGCTGCGACGTGCTCGCGATGGTCGTCAACCGGGTGTCCGGCGAGGACCGCGAGCCCATCGCCGAGCGGCTCGGGGCCCGGCTCCCGGTGCCCTGCTACGTGCTGCCCGACGAGCCGGCGCTCGCCGCGCCCACGGTCGCCCAGATCACCCACGCGCTGGGCGCCTCCGTCGTCCTCGGCGACGACGCGGGGCTGGCGCGGGACGCGCTCGACTTCGTCTTCGGCGGCGCGATGCTGCCGAACTTCCTCAAGGCGCTGACCCCGGGCTGTCTCGTCGTCACCCCCGGGGACCGGGCCGACCTGGTCGTCGGCGCGCTCGCCGCGCACTCGGCGGGCACCCCGTCGATCGCCGGCGTGCTGCTCACCCTGAACGAGCGGCCCGACGACGAGATCCTGACCCTGGCGGCCCGCCTCGCGCCCGGCACGCCGGTCATCTCCGTGCCCGGCACCAGCTTCCCGACGGCGGCCGAGCTGTTCTCCCTCGAAGGCAAGCTGAACGCCGCCACCCCGCGCAAGGCGGAGACCGCCCTCGGTCTCTTCGAGCGGCACGTGGACACCACCGACCTCCTCAAGCGGATCTCGGTGGCGCGCAGCGGCCGGGTCACACCGATGATGTTCGAGCACGAACTGCTCGAACAGGCCCGGGCCGACCGGCGCCGGGTGGTGCTGCCGGAGGGCACCGAGGAGCGGGTGCTGCGCGCGGCGGACGTGCTGGTCCGTCGTGACGTCTGCGATCTGACGCTGCTCGGCGACGTCGAGGCCATCCGCAAGAAGGCCGCCGATCTGAGCGTGAACCTGGGCGACACGCAGCTGATCGATCCGCAGACCTCGGAGCTGCGCGACTCCTTCGCCGAGAAGTACGCGGCGCTGCGGGCCCACAAGGGCGTCACCGTCGAGCTGGCGTACGACGTCGTCTCGGACGTGAACTACTTCGGCACCCTGATGGTGCAGGAGGGTCTCGCCGACGGCATGGTGTCGGGGTCCGTGCACTCCACGGCGGCGACGATCCGGCCCGCGTTCGAGATCATCAAGACGAAGCCGGACGCGTCGATCGTCTCCTCGGTGTTCTTCATGTGCCTCGCCGACAAGGTCCTCGTGTACGGCGACTGCGCGGTCAACCCGGATCCGAACGCCGAGCAGCTGGCGGACATCGCCGCCCAGTCGGCGGCGACCGCGGCCCGCTTCGGGGTGGAGCCGCGGATCGCGATGCTCTCGTACTCCACCGGGACCTCGGGCTCCGGCGCGGACGTCGACAAGGTGCGGGAGGCGACGAAGCTGGTCCGCGAGGCGCGTCCGGAGCTGCGGATCGAGGGCCCGATCCAGTACGACGCGGCCGTCGAGCCGTCCGTGGCGGCGACGAAGCTGCCGGGTTCGGAGGTGGCGGGTCAGGCGACCGTGCTGATCTTCCCGGACCTCAACACGGGCAACAACACCTACAAGGCCGTGCAGCGTTCGGCCGGCGCCGTGGCGGTCGGCCCGGTGCTTCAGGGTCTGCGCAAGCCCGTGAACGACCTCTCGCGCGGCGCGCTCGTCAGCGACATCGTCAACACGGTCGCCATCACGGCGATCCAGTCCCAGGCCCAGGAGCTCCCGGCATGA
- a CDS encoding acetate kinase: MTPPTRVLVLNSGSSSVKYQLLDMRDDSRLAQGLVERIGEETSRIVHTPLRGGGERRERNGPIPDHAAALKAVAEELATDGLGLDSPELAAIGHRVVHGGLRFTEPTVIDEEVLAEIERLVPVAPLHNPANLVGIRTAMAMRPDLPQVAVFDTAFHTTMPESAARYAIDVETADAHRIRRYGFHGTSHAYVSRETARLLGKEPEEVNVIVLHLGNGASASAVRGGRCVDTSMGLTPLEGLVMGTRSGDIDPAVTFHLKRVAGMSTDEIDMLLNKKSGLVGLCGDNDMREIRRRIEEGDERAALAFDIYVHRLKKYIGAYYAVLGRVDAVAFTAGVGENAAPVREAAITGLEELGLAVDADLNSVRSDEARIISPVYARVAVAVVPTDEELEIARQSHALVLEGASSNE; encoded by the coding sequence ATGACCCCTCCCACCCGTGTACTGGTCCTCAACTCCGGCTCCTCGTCGGTGAAGTACCAGCTGCTCGACATGCGTGACGACAGCCGCCTGGCGCAGGGGCTGGTGGAGCGGATCGGCGAGGAGACCTCGCGGATCGTGCACACCCCGCTCCGGGGCGGTGGCGAGAGGCGCGAGAGGAACGGGCCGATCCCGGACCACGCGGCCGCGCTGAAGGCGGTCGCCGAGGAGCTGGCGACGGACGGTCTGGGTCTCGACTCCCCCGAGCTGGCGGCGATCGGCCACCGGGTGGTGCACGGCGGGCTGCGGTTCACGGAGCCGACGGTGATCGACGAGGAGGTGCTCGCGGAGATCGAGCGGCTCGTGCCGGTGGCGCCGCTGCACAATCCGGCGAACCTGGTGGGCATCCGTACGGCGATGGCGATGCGCCCGGACCTGCCGCAGGTGGCGGTCTTCGACACCGCCTTCCACACGACGATGCCGGAGTCCGCGGCGCGGTACGCGATCGACGTGGAGACGGCCGACGCGCACCGGATCCGCCGGTACGGCTTCCACGGCACCTCGCACGCGTACGTCTCGCGGGAGACGGCAAGACTGCTGGGCAAGGAGCCGGAGGAGGTGAACGTGATCGTGCTGCACCTGGGGAACGGCGCCTCGGCGTCGGCGGTGCGGGGCGGCCGGTGCGTGGACACCTCGATGGGTCTGACGCCGCTCGAGGGCCTGGTCATGGGCACCCGCTCGGGCGACATCGACCCGGCGGTGACCTTCCACCTGAAGCGGGTGGCGGGAATGTCGACGGACGAGATCGACATGCTGCTGAACAAGAAGTCGGGTCTCGTGGGGCTCTGCGGCGACAACGACATGCGGGAGATCCGCCGGCGGATCGAGGAGGGCGACGAGCGGGCGGCGCTGGCCTTCGACATCTACGTGCACCGGCTCAAGAAGTACATCGGGGCGTACTACGCGGTGCTCGGCCGGGTGGACGCGGTGGCGTTCACGGCGGGGGTCGGTGAGAACGCGGCGCCGGTGCGGGAGGCTGCGATCACGGGTCTGGAGGAGCTCGGGCTCGCGGTGGACGCGGACCTGAACTCCGTGCGTTCCGACGAGGCCCGGATCATCTCGCCGGTGTACGCGCGGGTGGCGGTCGCCGTGGTGCCGACGGACGAGGAGCTGGAGATCGCGCGCCAGAGTCACGCGCTCGTTCTGGAAGGGGCGAGCTCGAACGAGTGA
- the pyk gene encoding pyruvate kinase: protein MRRSKIVCTLGPAVDSYEQLKALIEAGMNVARFNFSHGSQAEHQERYDRVRQVSADTGRAVGVLADLQGPKIRLETFAEGPVELVRGDEFTITTEDVPGDKSICGTTYKGLPGDVSKGDQVLINDGNVELRVVEVDGSRVKTIVVEGGVISDHKGINLPGAAVNVPALSEKDVDDLRFALRMGCDMVALSFVRDANDVKDVHKVMDEEGRRVPVIAKVEKPQAVENMADVVAAFDAVMVARGDLAVEYPLEKVPMVQKRLVEMCRRNAKPVIVATQMMESMITNSRPTRAEASDVANAILDGADAVMLSAESSVGAYPIETVKTMSKIVAAAEEELLSKGLQPLVPGKKPRTQGGSVARAACEIADFLDGKALIAFTQSGDTARRLSRYRTQQPILAFTTDEGTRNQLTLSWGVESFLVPFVETTDAMVDIVDAELLKLQRYSEGDTMVITAGSPPGVPGTTNMVRVHHLGGAERV from the coding sequence ATGCGCCGTTCCAAAATCGTCTGCACGCTGGGCCCCGCCGTCGACTCGTATGAGCAGCTGAAGGCTCTCATCGAGGCCGGTATGAACGTGGCCCGATTCAACTTCAGCCACGGGTCCCAGGCAGAGCACCAGGAGCGGTACGACCGCGTCCGGCAGGTCTCCGCGGACACCGGGCGCGCCGTCGGCGTCCTCGCCGACCTCCAGGGCCCGAAGATCCGTCTGGAGACCTTCGCCGAGGGACCGGTCGAGCTGGTGCGCGGTGACGAGTTCACCATCACCACCGAGGACGTCCCGGGCGACAAGTCGATCTGCGGCACCACCTACAAGGGTCTGCCGGGCGACGTCTCCAAGGGCGACCAGGTCCTGATCAACGACGGCAACGTCGAGCTGCGGGTCGTCGAGGTCGACGGGTCCCGGGTCAAGACCATCGTCGTCGAGGGCGGCGTCATCTCCGACCACAAGGGCATCAACCTGCCCGGCGCGGCGGTCAACGTGCCCGCGCTGTCGGAGAAGGACGTCGACGACCTCCGCTTCGCACTGCGGATGGGCTGCGACATGGTCGCCCTGTCCTTCGTCCGCGACGCCAACGACGTCAAGGACGTCCACAAGGTGATGGACGAGGAGGGCCGCCGGGTCCCCGTCATCGCCAAGGTGGAGAAGCCGCAGGCGGTCGAGAACATGGCGGACGTCGTCGCCGCCTTCGACGCCGTCATGGTGGCCCGTGGCGACCTCGCGGTGGAGTACCCGCTGGAGAAGGTCCCGATGGTGCAGAAGCGCCTCGTGGAGATGTGCCGCCGCAACGCCAAGCCGGTCATCGTCGCCACCCAGATGATGGAGTCGATGATCACCAACTCCCGGCCGACCCGCGCCGAGGCGAGCGACGTCGCCAACGCGATCCTGGACGGCGCGGACGCGGTCATGCTCTCGGCCGAGTCCTCGGTCGGCGCGTACCCGATCGAGACCGTGAAGACGATGTCGAAGATCGTCGCCGCGGCCGAGGAGGAGCTCCTCTCCAAGGGCCTCCAGCCCCTGGTCCCCGGCAAGAAGCCGCGCACCCAGGGCGGTTCCGTCGCCCGCGCGGCCTGCGAGATCGCGGACTTCCTCGACGGCAAGGCGCTGATCGCCTTCACGCAGTCCGGCGACACCGCGCGCCGCCTCTCGCGCTACCGCACGCAGCAGCCGATCCTCGCCTTCACGACGGACGAGGGCACCCGCAACCAGCTCACCCTGAGCTGGGGCGTGGAGTCCTTCCTCGTGCCGTTCGTGGAGACCACGGACGCCATGGTCGACATCGTGGACGCCGAGCTCCTCAAGCTCCAGCGCTACAGCGAGGGCGACACGATGGTCATCACCGCCGGCTCGCCCCCCGGTGTCCCGGGCACGACCAACATGGTCCGCGTCCACCACCTGGGCGGGGCGGAGCGCGTCTGA